Proteins from a single region of Fibrobacter sp. UWH6:
- a CDS encoding AgmX/PglI C-terminal domain-containing protein, producing the protein MNKFALKFACGLILITGLTLLVLAITGNHKKPRNIVRDYSVVPEGFAEQQKLANSNSSESFTGTVIMPTIDEISVHGNMEGGMAEIEKFMKDRTNGLNYIYKKFQKQNPGFEGSLSLDVTIDVCGDVVGMTEIASTTGYPRFNNEVKSSLSRQKYPKTTQGHYTLSFTLKFVNQVPVSEKGNVKPLPQSPADSVAGN; encoded by the coding sequence ATGAATAAATTCGCTTTGAAATTCGCTTGTGGCCTAATCCTCATCACGGGACTCACCTTGCTGGTCCTGGCCATAACTGGAAATCATAAAAAACCCCGAAATATTGTTCGCGACTACTCTGTCGTACCTGAAGGCTTTGCGGAACAGCAGAAACTGGCCAACAGCAACTCTTCCGAATCCTTTACCGGTACAGTCATCATGCCCACCATCGACGAAATATCCGTCCACGGCAATATGGAAGGCGGCATGGCAGAAATCGAAAAGTTCATGAAGGACCGTACCAACGGCCTGAATTACATCTACAAGAAATTCCAGAAGCAGAACCCCGGCTTCGAAGGCAGCCTCTCCCTGGACGTTACGATCGACGTGTGTGGCGACGTAGTCGGCATGACCGAAATCGCCTCCACCACCGGCTACCCCAGATTCAATAACGAAGTCAAGAGTTCCCTCTCTAGGCAGAAGTACCCCAAGACGACCCAGGGGCACTACACCCTGTCATTCACCCTGAAGTTCGTGAACCAGGTTCCCGTTTCAGAAAAGGGCAATGTAAAGCCGTTGCCGCAGTCACCGGCGGATAGCGTTGCGGGAAATTGA
- a CDS encoding TIGR02147 family protein, which translates to MSIALERLFDYDDFRKFLQDYFEEQKKMRAVFSHRFFAAKAGFSSSSYCLNVIRGRFNLTQKSIEKIAKAMEFEPLQKSYFEALVQYNQAHQVDERENAWEQILQIRKQLEFSHITTREQVYFSKWYYPIVRELAVSSNWNGDYMTLARLVEPQITTEEAREAIKNLQEMGIIRQVDADNGEVRFEETAQMLDATRIPPMALRQIRREYMQHAIGAVESKPKQERFAAFTTLAMSESSYDYAVEVLEEARKKIITRAANDPNVERVYEMMLVAFPMSKKVSKEDKV; encoded by the coding sequence ATGAGTATTGCTCTTGAACGTTTGTTTGACTACGACGACTTCCGCAAGTTCCTGCAAGATTACTTCGAGGAACAGAAAAAGATGCGGGCCGTTTTCTCCCATCGTTTTTTTGCGGCAAAGGCCGGCTTCAGTAGCAGCTCCTACTGCCTGAACGTGATTCGTGGCCGGTTCAACCTGACCCAAAAATCCATCGAGAAGATCGCCAAGGCCATGGAATTCGAGCCCCTGCAGAAGTCCTACTTCGAGGCGCTGGTGCAGTACAACCAGGCCCATCAGGTAGACGAACGCGAAAACGCCTGGGAACAGATCCTGCAAATCCGCAAGCAGCTGGAATTTTCCCACATCACCACCCGAGAGCAAGTCTATTTTTCAAAATGGTACTACCCCATCGTCAGGGAACTGGCCGTTTCTTCTAACTGGAACGGCGACTATATGACCTTGGCCCGCCTGGTGGAACCCCAGATTACCACGGAAGAGGCACGGGAAGCCATCAAGAACTTGCAGGAAATGGGGATAATCAGACAGGTTGACGCAGACAATGGAGAAGTCCGTTTCGAGGAAACCGCCCAGATGCTGGATGCCACCCGCATCCCACCCATGGCCCTGCGACAGATCCGCCGCGAATATATGCAGCACGCCATCGGCGCCGTGGAATCCAAGCCCAAGCAGGAACGGTTCGCCGCATTCACCACGCTGGCCATGAGCGAAAGTTCCTACGACTACGCAGTCGAAGTTCTGGAAGAAGCCCGCAAGAAGATCATCACCCGCGCCGCCAACGACCCCAACGTGGAGCGAGTCTATGAAATGATGCTGGTAGCATTCCCCATGAGCAAGAAGGTTTCAAAGGAGGACAAGGTCTAA
- a CDS encoding LamG-like jellyroll fold domain-containing protein, producing MNMPNLKFLLIGAAIASFVFSVTVLTGCSDSNDVAGGVTDIGNSVATGIVLDVAGTPVARARVVAYYDSWQQDGIEDSVETVTDAEGKFELNLDGNKAAVLFASAGDSSGFAKLVQPKISARSTEQQTVTIAQHKIYSGQIADRNTGIVRIVGSNATTKLDADGYFIFYDMPSGDITLTYSDTSATSDNGQLQSHLEFNTYGEKQIYVLPKMNFWEADTSWLTVSRMEYYSEKGHDGIIIAAPESEDWTPASSASAPASSDSAINLLLTMDGSESVYDNDTTPATKVEYVEGVSGKAILLKPGQFISLDSLDPTGGNFTLSLWTKWNGTNGKHQILFSQRAYWSDSTSRFQWHFEHCTGWFTAMKSTPGDPYAIYFGDSSIVPVGKWSHLALISRNKKVSMYVNGEVMHFKDEKGDDYTEWKFVPNDLKRKVPFRVGGDEVSTETWNGAIDEVLIETVAHDANWVKEQYKKYTK from the coding sequence ATGAACATGCCGAATTTGAAATTCTTGCTGATTGGCGCTGCCATCGCCTCCTTCGTATTTAGCGTCACCGTACTTACCGGATGCTCCGATTCTAACGATGTGGCCGGCGGCGTTACCGACATTGGAAACTCCGTAGCTACAGGCATTGTCCTTGACGTGGCGGGAACCCCCGTGGCCCGCGCCCGTGTTGTAGCCTACTATGACAGCTGGCAACAAGATGGCATCGAGGATTCCGTAGAAACTGTAACCGACGCAGAGGGCAAGTTCGAACTGAACCTGGATGGCAACAAGGCCGCAGTATTGTTCGCCTCTGCCGGAGACAGCAGCGGTTTTGCAAAGCTGGTTCAACCCAAGATTAGCGCAAGATCCACTGAACAGCAGACTGTCACCATCGCCCAGCACAAGATTTACTCCGGCCAGATTGCCGACCGTAACACCGGCATAGTCCGCATCGTAGGCAGCAACGCCACCACCAAGCTGGACGCAGACGGTTACTTTATCTTCTACGACATGCCCTCTGGCGATATCACCCTGACCTACTCCGACACCAGCGCCACCTCTGACAACGGTCAGTTGCAATCCCACCTGGAATTCAACACCTACGGCGAAAAGCAGATTTACGTATTGCCCAAGATGAACTTCTGGGAAGCAGACACAAGCTGGCTCACCGTAAGCAGGATGGAATACTATAGCGAAAAGGGGCACGACGGCATTATAATCGCCGCCCCGGAATCCGAAGATTGGACGCCCGCAAGTTCAGCAAGCGCCCCCGCATCTTCCGATAGCGCCATCAACTTACTCTTAACCATGGACGGCTCCGAATCCGTCTATGACAATGACACCACTCCCGCAACCAAGGTCGAATACGTCGAAGGCGTCTCGGGCAAGGCCATCCTGCTGAAGCCGGGCCAGTTCATTAGCCTGGATTCCCTGGACCCCACCGGCGGCAACTTCACCCTGTCGCTCTGGACCAAGTGGAACGGTACCAACGGAAAGCACCAGATCCTATTCAGCCAGCGCGCCTACTGGAGCGACAGTACCTCCAGATTCCAGTGGCACTTCGAACATTGCACCGGCTGGTTCACTGCCATGAAGAGCACCCCCGGCGATCCCTATGCCATCTACTTCGGCGACTCCTCCATCGTTCCCGTTGGCAAGTGGTCCCACCTGGCTTTGATTTCCAGGAACAAGAAAGTCAGCATGTATGTGAACGGCGAAGTCATGCACTTCAAGGATGAAAAAGGAGACGACTACACCGAGTGGAAGTTTGTTCCCAACGACCTAAAGCGCAAGGTTCCCTTCCGTGTCGGCGGCGATGAAGTCAGCACCGAAACCTGGAACGGGGCAATTGACGAAGTCCTAATCGAGACCGTCGCCCACGACGCCAACTGGGTTAAGGAACAGTACAAGAAATACACCAAATAA
- a CDS encoding ferredoxin: MAITKVWLDESSDECVSCGACEATCDAVFTVPEKMQVKADADLAANEDAIKDAAAGCPAGVIKFEEA; encoded by the coding sequence ATGGCAATTACTAAGGTTTGGCTGGACGAATCCAGTGATGAATGCGTTTCCTGCGGCGCTTGCGAAGCTACTTGCGATGCAGTTTTCACCGTTCCCGAAAAGATGCAGGTTAAGGCTGACGCTGATCTCGCTGCTAACGAAGACGCTATCAAGGACGCAGCTGCAGGCTGCCCCGCTGGCGTGATTAAGTTCGAAGAAGCTTAA
- the argB gene encoding acetylglutamate kinase yields the protein MKKVVVKIGGSLAIDEAKLADFVAAVSKLPAMGCQVAVVHGGGKDINENISLLREQPTFIDGLRVTTPGIMKMVEMTLSGHVNKKLVRMLLNNGVNSIGLSGVDGKLFEVVKKQGKVDLGLVGEVKKVNQKIVEDLWAAGWVPVVSPISYGPDETGVGVSWNVNADTAASELAVALQADQFVLVSDVPGVMDGEKNVIPELSESDAEKLIEEGVISGGMIPKVRESFKSIRRGLKSIHIVGWKDAESFIKQINGEHNYGTIQR from the coding sequence ATGAAAAAAGTGGTTGTTAAAATTGGTGGCAGCCTGGCTATTGACGAAGCCAAGTTGGCCGATTTTGTGGCAGCAGTTTCCAAGCTTCCGGCTATGGGCTGCCAGGTCGCCGTTGTGCACGGTGGTGGCAAGGACATTAACGAAAACATTTCCCTGCTGCGAGAACAGCCCACTTTTATCGATGGCCTCCGAGTAACTACACCCGGCATTATGAAGATGGTCGAAATGACCCTCTCCGGTCATGTGAACAAGAAGCTGGTCCGCATGCTTCTGAACAACGGCGTGAATTCCATCGGTCTTTCCGGTGTGGATGGCAAGCTGTTCGAAGTAGTCAAGAAGCAGGGCAAGGTAGACCTGGGTCTTGTGGGCGAAGTCAAGAAGGTGAACCAGAAGATCGTGGAAGACCTCTGGGCAGCCGGCTGGGTTCCTGTAGTTAGCCCCATTTCTTACGGTCCCGACGAAACTGGCGTAGGCGTCAGCTGGAACGTGAATGCCGACACTGCCGCAAGCGAACTGGCTGTGGCACTTCAGGCTGATCAGTTCGTGCTGGTGAGCGATGTTCCGGGCGTTATGGACGGCGAAAAGAATGTTATTCCTGAACTTTCTGAAAGTGATGCCGAAAAGCTCATTGAAGAAGGCGTTATCAGCGGTGGTATGATTCCCAAGGTCCGCGAAAGCTTCAAGTCTATCCGACGAGGCCTCAAGAGCATTCATATCGTAGGCTGGAAGGACGCCGAATCCTTCATCAAGCAAATCAACGGCGAACACAACTACGGAACTATTCAGCGCTAG
- a CDS encoding aspartate aminotransferase family protein encodes MSFIEQDKNVIAPLYGKADIEIVKGEGSYLIDSKGDKYLDFVAGIAVNALGHQNKAIKEAVAKQMDCFNHISNLYVNMPQVELGKKLLEITGFDKAFFCNSGTEANEGAIKFARKYFDRKGEANRQKIITFVNSFHGRTFAALSATGQPALRQGFGNMPGDFVHVAWNDCAALKAEVNKDTCAIMLESLAAEGGVMTLSAEMVETINSLQKEFGVLVIVDEVQAGCGRLGTFLGFEKYGLNPDLVSLAKGIGGGLPLGGVLLRQKIADELKAGDHGTTFGGNPIACAAGLAVVNQVAEPALLQNVVDRAVQIRTALADIKAKYSAIKEIRGEGLIVGLALDESLPVGNVVAAARAEKLMVLSAKGNVLRMLPPLNISAAEVDEAMAKLAAAFAKVAD; translated from the coding sequence ATGTCTTTTATTGAACAAGATAAGAACGTCATTGCTCCGCTTTATGGCAAGGCTGACATTGAAATTGTAAAGGGCGAAGGATCTTACCTCATCGACTCCAAGGGCGACAAGTACCTGGACTTCGTTGCAGGTATCGCTGTAAATGCCCTGGGCCACCAGAACAAGGCCATCAAGGAAGCGGTTGCAAAGCAAATGGATTGCTTCAACCACATCTCCAACCTTTATGTGAATATGCCTCAGGTTGAACTGGGCAAGAAGCTTTTGGAAATCACTGGTTTCGACAAGGCTTTCTTCTGCAACTCCGGTACCGAAGCTAACGAAGGCGCAATCAAGTTTGCACGTAAGTACTTCGATCGCAAGGGTGAAGCCAACAGGCAGAAGATCATCACCTTCGTGAACAGTTTCCACGGCAGAACTTTCGCAGCTCTTTCTGCAACCGGTCAGCCGGCGCTCCGTCAGGGCTTCGGCAACATGCCGGGCGACTTCGTGCATGTGGCTTGGAACGATTGCGCAGCACTTAAGGCTGAAGTCAACAAGGACACCTGCGCCATCATGCTGGAATCCCTGGCTGCTGAAGGCGGCGTCATGACCTTGTCTGCAGAAATGGTGGAAACCATCAACAGCCTCCAGAAGGAATTCGGCGTGCTGGTGATTGTCGACGAAGTCCAGGCAGGCTGCGGCCGTCTCGGAACCTTCCTCGGCTTTGAAAAGTACGGCTTGAATCCGGACCTGGTCTCCCTGGCCAAGGGTATCGGTGGCGGCCTCCCCCTGGGTGGCGTGCTGCTCCGTCAGAAGATTGCCGATGAACTGAAGGCCGGCGACCACGGTACCACTTTCGGTGGCAATCCCATCGCTTGCGCTGCAGGTCTCGCTGTAGTGAACCAGGTTGCAGAACCCGCTTTACTTCAGAATGTTGTGGATAGGGCTGTGCAGATCCGCACCGCTCTGGCTGACATCAAGGCCAAGTACAGTGCCATCAAGGAAATCCGTGGTGAAGGCCTTATCGTCGGCCTTGCTCTGGATGAATCCTTGCCGGTGGGTAACGTTGTGGCTGCCGCCCGCGCCGAAAAGCTCATGGTGCTCAGCGCCAAGGGCAACGTGCTGCGTATGCTTCCGCCGCTGAACATCAGCGCTGCTGAAGTGGACGAAGCCATGGCAAAGCTCGCAGCCGCATTCGCAAAGGTCGCTGACTAA